A window of Apium graveolens cultivar Ventura chromosome 8, ASM990537v1, whole genome shotgun sequence contains these coding sequences:
- the LOC141677336 gene encoding WPP domain-interacting tail-anchored protein 2 isoform X2, whose amino-acid sequence MVGEDGADFCVDIGDSESGKNVPHEDLSSDAKDMLDIGSAMEVLTRVDLDLAYSSEKLVNLDTLMMHVWAWENEFEALATDDISVDCIEKAVAFDLLSGILDSEVRALENFMSTLQLQMVDARLKISSCGHLRELFTAVEVKLYDSEESLKQSQEHALEMKMQLTKLQMTSLALNPNDWKYNSNTGLQDDSQGSIARPHMQTAEQRHVLRMLEKSLARELDFEKKLTVLKQSEEDLKLKLHLTEQVSFFMEEAAEVVWGRFIEADNTAEVLMGISKEMVGRLQVAQFNRNGSVQREEEMKLKLQDCMEQLKAKEILIQKLSISEPHLMTNDTEVVTLREKVDILEEQLRESVSQLQKANQSTKEYQKQIQEMDYTIESLKENIYDAENRADAAENKTTQLNEANLELTEEIGLLKGSNDSNTKKASLLEKQSRDLELQLQHARASSEASQEQQNMLYSAIWDMETLIDELKQKVTRFENKAENAEDQCLLSTETNLDLKRELDFLRGKIECLETSLEESRVEKIASAKDVNIKTSLIMDMVMQLATERKRIQKQMYSLSSQNRSLIAKLQNTTNGSAGLQDGVVDDKNLSSHNESNAHIVTQPSPEDIQPKEILDDPPARGTEVEPSTSSNGANEYDSDSSSDQEKVAQTRKPRHKYFFTTILVLLVSVLAAYIFDNRTVFFSVL is encoded by the exons ATGGTAGGGGAAGATGGTGCAGATTTTTGTGTTGATATTGGTGATTCAGAGTCTGGGAAAAATGTACCACATGAAGATTTGTCGTCTGACGCTAAAGACATGTTGGATATAGGAAGTGCCATGGAAGTTTTAACCAGAGTGGACTTGGACTTGGCTTACTCTTCTGAAAAATTGGTTAATCTGGACACACTTATGATGCATGTTTGGGCTTGGGAAAATGAATTTGAAGCACTGGCTACAGATGATATATctgtggattgcatagagaaaGCAGTCGCATTTGATCTCTTATCTGGTATCTTAGATTCAGAGGTAAGAGCACTGGAAAATTTCATGAGTACTCTTCAACTTCAGATGGTTGATGCACGGCTTAAAATATCATCATGCGGACACTTGAGAGAACTCTTCACTGCAGTGGAGGTTAAATTGTATGATTCAGAAGAATCTTTAAAGCAATCACAAGAGCATGCATTAGAAATGAAAATGCAGTTAACCAAGTTGCAGATGACTTCTTTGGCGTTGAATCCTAATGATT GGAAATACAACAGTAACACAGGTTTGCAAGATGATTCTCAAGGGTCAATTGCGAGGCCACATATGCAAACAGCTGAACAGAGACATGTTTTAAGAATGTTGGAAAAGTCTCTTGCACGAGAGCTTGATTTTGAGAAAAAGCTAACAGTACTAAAACAAAGTGAAGAAGATTTGAAATTAAAGCTACACTTAACCGAGCAGGTATCGTTTTTCATGGAAGAAGCAGCGGAGGTTGTTTGGGGTAGATTTATAGAGGCAGACAATACAGCAGAGGTACTAATGGGAATTTCAAAGGAAATGGTGGGGCGACTTCAAGTTGCCCAATTCAATCGCAATGGTTCAGTTCAACGAGAAGAGGAGATGAAACTTAAACTTCAAGATTGCATGGAACAGTTGAAAGCCAAAGAAATTCTTATACAAAAGCTTAGCATCAGCGAACCACATCTTATGACAAATGATACTGAAGTTGTAACCTTAAGGGAAAAGGTAGATATTCTCGAAGAACAACTGAGAGAATCTGTGTCACAACTGCAGAAAGCAAACCAATCCACTAAAGAATATCAAAAGCAAATTCAGGAAATGGACTATACAATCGAGTCTTTGAAAGAAAACATTTATGATGCAGAAAATCGGGCAGATGCTGCAGAAAACAAGACTACGCAATTAAATGAGGCAAACCTTGAACTAACAGAAGAGATAGGTTTACTAAAAGGTAGTAATGATAGTAACACAAAGAAGGCGAGCTTACTAGAGAAGCAGTCAAGGGACCTTGAGCTTCAATTACAACATGCAAGGGCGTCATCTGAAGCCAGTCAGGAGCAGCAAAACATGCTGTATTCTGCAATTTGGGATATGGAAACGTTAATCGATGAACTGAAACAGAAGGTCACCCGATTCGAGAATAAAGCTGAAAATGCAGAGGACCAATGTCTTTTATCAACCGAAACAAACTTAGATCTGAAGAGAGAGTTGGATTTTCTAAGGGGCAAAATTGAGTGCTTAGAGACATCGTTGGAGGAATCTAGAGTTGAGAAGATAGCAAGTGCAAAAGACGTTAATATTAAAACCAGTCTTATCATGGATATGGTCATGCAGCTAGCAACAGAACGGAAGCGCATTCAAAAGCAG ATGTATTCTTTATCATCGCAAAACAGAAGTTTGATTGCTAAGTTACAAAATACAACAAATGGATCTGCAGGCCTACAAGATGGAGTAGTTGACGATAAAAATTTATCAAGTCATAATGAAAGTAATGCTCATATCGTGACACAACCCTCACCTGAAGATATTCAG CCTAAGGAAATCTTAGATGATCCACCTGCCCGTGGAACTGAAGTTGAGCCTTCCACTTCTTCAAATGGCGCCAATGAATATGATTCCGATTCGAGTTCTGACCAGGAAAAAGTTGCACAAACAAGGAAGCCTCGGCATAAGTATTTCTTTACGACAATTCTCGTGCTGTTGGTTTCAGTATTAGCAGCATATATATTTGACAACAGAACAGTCTTCTTCAGTGTTTTATGA
- the LOC141677336 gene encoding WPP domain-interacting tail-anchored protein 2 isoform X1, with translation MLMASEIGNDIGIDMKLDLMIWQSHNINMVGEDGADFCVDIGDSESGKNVPHEDLSSDAKDMLDIGSAMEVLTRVDLDLAYSSEKLVNLDTLMMHVWAWENEFEALATDDISVDCIEKAVAFDLLSGILDSEVRALENFMSTLQLQMVDARLKISSCGHLRELFTAVEVKLYDSEESLKQSQEHALEMKMQLTKLQMTSLALNPNDWKYNSNTGLQDDSQGSIARPHMQTAEQRHVLRMLEKSLARELDFEKKLTVLKQSEEDLKLKLHLTEQVSFFMEEAAEVVWGRFIEADNTAEVLMGISKEMVGRLQVAQFNRNGSVQREEEMKLKLQDCMEQLKAKEILIQKLSISEPHLMTNDTEVVTLREKVDILEEQLRESVSQLQKANQSTKEYQKQIQEMDYTIESLKENIYDAENRADAAENKTTQLNEANLELTEEIGLLKGSNDSNTKKASLLEKQSRDLELQLQHARASSEASQEQQNMLYSAIWDMETLIDELKQKVTRFENKAENAEDQCLLSTETNLDLKRELDFLRGKIECLETSLEESRVEKIASAKDVNIKTSLIMDMVMQLATERKRIQKQMYSLSSQNRSLIAKLQNTTNGSAGLQDGVVDDKNLSSHNESNAHIVTQPSPEDIQPKEILDDPPARGTEVEPSTSSNGANEYDSDSSSDQEKVAQTRKPRHKYFFTTILVLLVSVLAAYIFDNRTVFFSVL, from the exons ATGCTCATGGCTAGTGAGATTGGTAACGATATCGGTATCGATATGAAGCTCGATCTCATGA TTTGGCAATCCCACAACATAAATATGGTAGGGGAAGATGGTGCAGATTTTTGTGTTGATATTGGTGATTCAGAGTCTGGGAAAAATGTACCACATGAAGATTTGTCGTCTGACGCTAAAGACATGTTGGATATAGGAAGTGCCATGGAAGTTTTAACCAGAGTGGACTTGGACTTGGCTTACTCTTCTGAAAAATTGGTTAATCTGGACACACTTATGATGCATGTTTGGGCTTGGGAAAATGAATTTGAAGCACTGGCTACAGATGATATATctgtggattgcatagagaaaGCAGTCGCATTTGATCTCTTATCTGGTATCTTAGATTCAGAGGTAAGAGCACTGGAAAATTTCATGAGTACTCTTCAACTTCAGATGGTTGATGCACGGCTTAAAATATCATCATGCGGACACTTGAGAGAACTCTTCACTGCAGTGGAGGTTAAATTGTATGATTCAGAAGAATCTTTAAAGCAATCACAAGAGCATGCATTAGAAATGAAAATGCAGTTAACCAAGTTGCAGATGACTTCTTTGGCGTTGAATCCTAATGATT GGAAATACAACAGTAACACAGGTTTGCAAGATGATTCTCAAGGGTCAATTGCGAGGCCACATATGCAAACAGCTGAACAGAGACATGTTTTAAGAATGTTGGAAAAGTCTCTTGCACGAGAGCTTGATTTTGAGAAAAAGCTAACAGTACTAAAACAAAGTGAAGAAGATTTGAAATTAAAGCTACACTTAACCGAGCAGGTATCGTTTTTCATGGAAGAAGCAGCGGAGGTTGTTTGGGGTAGATTTATAGAGGCAGACAATACAGCAGAGGTACTAATGGGAATTTCAAAGGAAATGGTGGGGCGACTTCAAGTTGCCCAATTCAATCGCAATGGTTCAGTTCAACGAGAAGAGGAGATGAAACTTAAACTTCAAGATTGCATGGAACAGTTGAAAGCCAAAGAAATTCTTATACAAAAGCTTAGCATCAGCGAACCACATCTTATGACAAATGATACTGAAGTTGTAACCTTAAGGGAAAAGGTAGATATTCTCGAAGAACAACTGAGAGAATCTGTGTCACAACTGCAGAAAGCAAACCAATCCACTAAAGAATATCAAAAGCAAATTCAGGAAATGGACTATACAATCGAGTCTTTGAAAGAAAACATTTATGATGCAGAAAATCGGGCAGATGCTGCAGAAAACAAGACTACGCAATTAAATGAGGCAAACCTTGAACTAACAGAAGAGATAGGTTTACTAAAAGGTAGTAATGATAGTAACACAAAGAAGGCGAGCTTACTAGAGAAGCAGTCAAGGGACCTTGAGCTTCAATTACAACATGCAAGGGCGTCATCTGAAGCCAGTCAGGAGCAGCAAAACATGCTGTATTCTGCAATTTGGGATATGGAAACGTTAATCGATGAACTGAAACAGAAGGTCACCCGATTCGAGAATAAAGCTGAAAATGCAGAGGACCAATGTCTTTTATCAACCGAAACAAACTTAGATCTGAAGAGAGAGTTGGATTTTCTAAGGGGCAAAATTGAGTGCTTAGAGACATCGTTGGAGGAATCTAGAGTTGAGAAGATAGCAAGTGCAAAAGACGTTAATATTAAAACCAGTCTTATCATGGATATGGTCATGCAGCTAGCAACAGAACGGAAGCGCATTCAAAAGCAG ATGTATTCTTTATCATCGCAAAACAGAAGTTTGATTGCTAAGTTACAAAATACAACAAATGGATCTGCAGGCCTACAAGATGGAGTAGTTGACGATAAAAATTTATCAAGTCATAATGAAAGTAATGCTCATATCGTGACACAACCCTCACCTGAAGATATTCAG CCTAAGGAAATCTTAGATGATCCACCTGCCCGTGGAACTGAAGTTGAGCCTTCCACTTCTTCAAATGGCGCCAATGAATATGATTCCGATTCGAGTTCTGACCAGGAAAAAGTTGCACAAACAAGGAAGCCTCGGCATAAGTATTTCTTTACGACAATTCTCGTGCTGTTGGTTTCAGTATTAGCAGCATATATATTTGACAACAGAACAGTCTTCTTCAGTGTTTTATGA